One Penaeus chinensis breed Huanghai No. 1 chromosome 12, ASM1920278v2, whole genome shotgun sequence DNA segment encodes these proteins:
- the LOC125031312 gene encoding organic cation transporter protein-like has protein sequence MDHKNFDSLLSAIGPGRWTIFMFVSYFSWALLLPYFSLGGAFYNPVVDHWCSVPELSNNSWTLEQRLNYSVPWEYRGGRLERSQCSVYVRNYEAVADLPWSADLALTPEQAVTLETKPCNQWEFDKSVFQSTVASEWNLVCDRVSLSPFFTSFYFFGAAVGETLMGFLADKYGRRWVLRVSTLIFLLTATSSALVPLYSLVLAGRFVLGIVHTIIGPAYIQGMEACPSKLRTILGLLSTAPFALTGMFFGAWAYFIRDWRTLQLVCALPVLLQLLYMPFMDESPRWLVQQGRLKEAGKILKKAAQWHGVSLPADKELMILLEKFQEQSTSKRDTVSDASQGFSGRVRSWWMDVTVLVRTPILRKITIGLFGCWFCTGLTYWGMSLSGTTYSKDPFLYVVLSSLVEVPGYSGLTPVVGRFGRRSVLSFNFAVCAIAILTILATPKSYTWMIFSLALVGKLFITASYGLMYLVSSELFPTCVRSRGLNMSSMMARLGSIISPFIIDVLATSYWWSPSVMFGACAAMGSGFALLLPESNHKPLADTVEQLEFIYGDNAKSSSRSSIESDDLSSSLRKDQHDELCPGSSV, from the exons ATGGATCACAAGAACTTCGACAGCCTCCTCTCGGCGATCGGCCCAGGGAGGTGGACTATCTTCATGTTCGTCTCCTATTTTTCGT GGGCGTTATTACTACCCTACTTTTCGTTGGGCGGCGCCTTTTACAACCCTGTCGTTGACCATTGGTGTAGCGTTCCTGAGCTGAGCAACAATTCATGGACGCTAGAACAACGTCTCAATTACTCTGTTCCCTG GGAATATCGTGGTGGTCGCCTGGAAAGGTCCCAGTGCAGCGTGTATGTAAGGAACTACGAAGCTGTTGCCGACCTCCCTTGGTCAGCTGACCTTGCTTTGACCCCGGAACAAGCCGTGACCCTGGAGACAAAACCTTGTAACCAATGGGAGTTCGACAAATCAGTCTTTCAATCTACAGTTGCGAGTGAG TGGAATCTGGTGTGCGACAGGGTCAGTCTGAGCCCCTTTTTCACTAGCTTCTACTTCTTTGGCGCCGCCGTCGGGGAGACGCTCATGGGATTCCTTGCCGACAA ATACGGCAGAAGATGGGTCCTGAGAGTATCCACCCTGATTTTCCTTCTGACTGCCACGTCCTCTGCCCTCGTGCCCCTCTATTCCCTTGTGCTTGCGGGCAGGTTCGTGCTGGGCATCGTGCACACCATCATTGGCCCCGCTTACATCCAAG gAATGGAGGCGTGTCCTTCGAAGCTGCGGACTATCCTCGGCCTCCTGTCCACCGCGCCCTTCGCTCTCACGGGCATGTTCTTCGGCGCCTGGGCTTACTTCATCAGGGACTGGAGGACTCTGCAACTCGTCTGCGCCCTGCCGGTCCTCCTGCAGCTCCTGTACATGCC ATTCATGGACGAGTCTCCCCGCTGGCTAGTTCAGCAAGGTCGACTGAAGGAGGCTGGCAAGATCCTGAAGAAGGCGGCGCAGTGGCACGGTGTCTCCCTCCCGGCGGACAAGGAACTCATGATTCTGTTGGAGAAATTCCAGGAGCAG AGCACTAGCAAGAGGGACACAGTAAGTGACGCCTCACAGGGTTTCAGTGGACGCGTTAGGAGCTGGTGGATGGACGTCACTGTGCTGGTGCGCACGCCTATCCTCAGGAAGATTACCATTGGGCTGTTCGGCTGTTGGTTCTGCACGGGTCTCACTTACTGGGGAATGAGCCTCTCCGGTACCACTTACAG CAAGGACCCCTTCCTATACGTGGTCCTTAGCTCCCTCGTGGAAGTCCCCGGCTACAGCGGCCTCACCCCCGTGGTAGGACGCTTCGGCAGGCGCTCTGTCCTCTCCTTCAACTTCGCCGTCTGCGCAATCGCTATCCTCACCATCCTCGCCACgccaaaaa GCTACACGTGGATGATCTTCTCCCTGGCGTTGGTGGGGAAGCTCTTCATCACGGCGAGCTACGGCCTCATGTACCTCGTGTCCTCCGAGCTCTTCCCAACCTGCGTGCGCTCGAGAGGCCTCAACATGTCCTCGATGATGGCTCGTCTGGGCTCCATCATCTCCCCTTTCATCATTGATGTGCTG gCAACGTCATACTGGTGGTCGCCCTCGGTGATGTTCGGCGCCTGTGCGGCCATGGGCAGCGGCTTCGCCCTCCTGCTGCCAGAGTCGAACCACAAGCCCCTCGCAGACACGGTGGAGCAGCTGGAGTTCATCTACGGAGACAACGCCAAGTCGTCCTCGAGGAGCAGCATCGAGTCGGACGACCTCAGCTCCTCGTTGCGAAAGGATCAACATGACGAGCTGTGTCCGGGATCGTCCGTCTGA